The Kitasatospora setae KM-6054 genome contains a region encoding:
- a CDS encoding class I SAM-dependent methyltransferase → MLTVDFSRFPLAPGDRVLDLGCGGGRHAFECYRRGANVVALDRNAEEIAEVRRWFAAMEQAGEAPAGASATAMEGDALNLPFDDDTFDKIIISEVMEHIPDDKGVLAEMVRVLKPGGLLAVTVPRYLPEKICWALSDEYHEVEGGHIRIYKGDELVDKVREAGLTPYGSHHAHALHSPYWWIKCAVGVNNDKALPVRAYHQLLVWDIVGTPVISTLTKAAEKALNPVLGKSFVVYASKPQRPGAGA, encoded by the coding sequence GTGCTGACCGTCGACTTCTCCCGCTTCCCGCTCGCCCCCGGCGACCGGGTGCTCGACCTGGGCTGCGGCGGCGGCCGGCACGCGTTCGAGTGCTACCGGCGCGGCGCCAACGTGGTCGCCCTCGACCGGAACGCCGAGGAGATCGCCGAGGTCCGCAGGTGGTTCGCCGCCATGGAACAGGCCGGCGAGGCCCCCGCCGGGGCCAGCGCCACCGCGATGGAGGGCGACGCGCTCAACCTGCCCTTCGACGACGACACCTTCGACAAGATCATCATCTCCGAGGTGATGGAGCACATCCCCGACGACAAGGGCGTGCTCGCCGAGATGGTCCGCGTCCTCAAGCCCGGCGGGCTGCTCGCCGTCACCGTGCCCCGCTACCTGCCGGAGAAGATCTGCTGGGCGCTCTCCGACGAGTACCACGAGGTCGAGGGCGGCCACATCCGGATCTACAAGGGCGACGAACTCGTCGACAAGGTCCGCGAAGCCGGCCTCACCCCGTACGGCAGCCACCACGCGCACGCCCTGCACTCCCCGTACTGGTGGATCAAGTGCGCGGTCGGCGTGAACAACGACAAGGCGCTGCCGGTCCGCGCCTACCACCAGCTGCTGGTCTGGGACATCGTCGGCACCCCGGTCATCTCCACCCTCACCAAGGCCGCCGAGAAGGCCCTCAACCCCGTCCTCGGCAAGTCCTTCGTGGTCTACGCGAGCAAGCCCCAGCGGCCCGGGGCCGGCGCGTGA
- a CDS encoding SCO2322 family protein has protein sequence MTPRHRPAGTGTPLPSTRPAALPLSLLAARTTLLGPTRAPRRRPAVAGTLLLSLLAACTTLLGPAAGASSAADYRYWSFWKGGPDGWAYQQVGPAGNVPADGAVDGWRFVLSPDGGQDTPRPGPAPDFAAVCGGTAAAGGHKRVAVVLDFGTAQDAPSGEQPPAARSLCASVPTAANSAEVLAAVAAPLRYDSGAMLCAISGYPHAGCGEQVAAGAGAKAAGGSGGGGSGDGGPDLGLFAGVGAVVLLGAGAVWQARRRRAR, from the coding sequence ATGACCCCCCGCCACCGCCCGGCCGGCACAGGAACCCCACTTCCGTCCACCCGCCCCGCCGCCCTGCCCCTCTCCCTGCTCGCCGCCCGCACGACCCTCCTCGGCCCCACCCGCGCGCCACGCCGACGCCCCGCCGTGGCGGGAACCCTGCTCCTCTCCCTGCTCGCCGCCTGCACGACCCTCCTCGGCCCCGCAGCCGGAGCCTCCTCCGCGGCCGACTACCGGTACTGGTCGTTCTGGAAGGGCGGTCCGGACGGCTGGGCGTACCAGCAGGTCGGGCCGGCCGGGAACGTGCCGGCGGACGGGGCGGTGGACGGCTGGCGGTTCGTGCTGAGCCCGGACGGCGGGCAGGACACGCCGCGTCCCGGCCCGGCGCCGGACTTCGCGGCGGTGTGCGGCGGCACGGCGGCCGCCGGCGGGCACAAGCGGGTCGCCGTGGTGCTGGACTTCGGCACCGCGCAGGACGCCCCGAGCGGTGAACAGCCGCCCGCCGCCCGCTCGTTGTGCGCCTCGGTGCCGACGGCGGCGAACTCCGCCGAGGTGCTGGCCGCAGTGGCCGCGCCGCTGCGCTACGACTCGGGCGCGATGCTGTGCGCGATCTCCGGCTACCCGCACGCGGGTTGCGGCGAGCAGGTCGCGGCCGGTGCCGGCGCGAAGGCCGCCGGCGGCAGTGGCGGTGGCGGTTCGGGTGACGGCGGCCCGGACCTCGGGCTGTTCGCCGGGGTCGGCGCGGTGGTCCTGCTGGGCGCGGGCGCGGTCTGGCAGGCCCGTCGCCGCCGCGCCCGCTGA
- a CDS encoding glycosyltransferase family 4 protein translates to MTAVSPPPLRIALLSYRGDPFCGGQGVYVRHLSRELARLGHHVDVIGAQPYPVLDEVEGPGSVRLVELPSLDLYRADDPFRTPAAAEFRGPVDLLEYAVMRTGGFPEPLTFSLRARAFLARHKGRYDVVHDNQTLGYGLLGLARHGFPLVTTVHHPVTVDRKLELDAARTRLERIGKRRWYAFTRMQRRVAARLEHVITVSESSKTEIAEQLGAAPGAVSVVPIGADTRLWSPSDAVARIPGRIVTTSSADVPLKGLVHLVEALAKVRTERDAHLVVVGKPQKEDGPVADAVRRFGLEAHIEFRTGLTDAALVDLYRSAEAACVPSLYEGFSLPAAEAMATATPLVATTGGAIPEVAGPDGETCLAVPPGDADALAAALGRLLDDPALRGRLGAAGRARVLARFTWARAAELTAERYRAAIATGAGAAARSGPGWRYVG, encoded by the coding sequence ATGACCGCTGTGTCGCCGCCACCGCTGCGGATCGCCCTGCTGTCGTACCGCGGCGACCCGTTCTGCGGAGGCCAGGGCGTGTACGTGCGCCACCTGTCGCGCGAACTGGCCCGCCTCGGCCACCACGTCGACGTGATCGGCGCCCAGCCGTACCCGGTGCTCGACGAGGTCGAGGGGCCCGGCTCGGTCCGGCTGGTCGAACTGCCCAGCCTCGACCTGTACCGCGCCGACGACCCGTTCCGGACCCCCGCCGCCGCCGAGTTCCGCGGCCCGGTGGACCTGCTGGAGTACGCGGTGATGCGCACCGGCGGCTTCCCCGAGCCGCTGACCTTCTCGCTGCGCGCCCGGGCCTTCCTGGCCCGGCACAAGGGCCGCTACGACGTCGTCCACGACAACCAGACGCTCGGCTACGGCCTGCTCGGCCTGGCCCGGCACGGCTTCCCGCTGGTCACCACCGTGCACCACCCGGTCACCGTGGACCGGAAGTTGGAGCTCGACGCGGCCCGCACCCGGCTGGAGCGGATCGGCAAGCGCCGCTGGTACGCCTTCACTCGGATGCAGCGCCGGGTCGCCGCCCGGCTGGAGCACGTCATCACCGTCTCGGAGAGCTCGAAGACCGAGATCGCCGAGCAGTTGGGCGCCGCCCCGGGCGCCGTCTCGGTCGTCCCGATCGGCGCCGACACCCGGCTCTGGTCGCCGTCCGACGCCGTCGCCCGGATCCCCGGCCGGATCGTCACCACCTCCAGCGCCGACGTCCCGCTCAAGGGCCTGGTGCACCTGGTCGAGGCGCTCGCCAAGGTCCGCACCGAGCGGGACGCCCACCTGGTCGTGGTCGGCAAGCCGCAGAAGGAGGACGGCCCGGTCGCCGACGCGGTCCGCCGGTTCGGCCTGGAGGCGCACATCGAGTTCCGCACCGGCCTGACCGACGCCGCACTCGTCGACCTGTACCGCTCCGCCGAGGCCGCCTGCGTCCCCTCGCTGTACGAGGGCTTCTCGCTGCCCGCCGCCGAGGCGATGGCCACCGCCACCCCGCTGGTCGCCACCACCGGCGGCGCCATCCCCGAGGTCGCCGGACCCGACGGCGAGACCTGCCTGGCCGTCCCGCCCGGCGACGCCGACGCGCTGGCCGCCGCCCTCGGCCGGCTGCTGGACGACCCCGCGCTGCGCGGACGGCTCGGCGCCGCCGGACGCGCACGCGTCCTGGCCCGGTTCACCTGGGCCCGGGCCGCCGAACTCACCGCCGAACGCTACCGGGCCGCGATCGCCACCGGCGCCGGCGCCGCCGCCCGCTCCGGCCCCGGCTGGCGCTACGTCGGCTGA
- a CDS encoding prenyltransferase/squalene oxidase repeat-containing protein: MTAAVPAALLLDGVLDAAQAADTVRSILAHQQPDGAIPWFHGGHLDPWDHTEAAMALDTAGEHAAAEAAYRWLADRQNPDGSWYAAYAYGQPGTADGTATDLARETNFCAYVAVGAWHHHLATGDDRFLERIWPTVSRALDHTVRLSLPGGAIAWRQDENGAAAEDALLTGSCSILHALRCGLAVADHLDRPQPDWELATGRLRHAIARHPERFLDKDRYSMDWYYPVLGTALRGDAATRRLDADWDRFVVPGLGVRCVSDRPWVTGGESAELALALWAAGQSDRAVEILRWIQHLRHHDGSYWTGYVYEDHAIWPEERTTWTAGALLLAVAALGGDHATVSVFGGEELPGGLAADDCC, encoded by the coding sequence GTGACGGCCGCCGTCCCCGCCGCCCTGCTGCTCGACGGCGTCCTGGACGCCGCGCAGGCCGCCGACACCGTCCGCTCGATCCTCGCCCACCAGCAGCCCGACGGCGCCATCCCCTGGTTCCACGGCGGCCACCTCGACCCCTGGGACCACACCGAGGCCGCGATGGCCCTCGACACCGCCGGCGAACACGCCGCCGCCGAAGCCGCCTACCGCTGGCTCGCCGACCGGCAGAACCCCGACGGCTCCTGGTACGCCGCCTACGCCTACGGGCAGCCCGGCACCGCCGACGGCACCGCCACCGACCTGGCCCGCGAGACCAACTTCTGCGCGTACGTCGCCGTCGGCGCCTGGCACCACCACCTCGCCACCGGCGACGACCGCTTCCTCGAACGGATCTGGCCCACCGTCAGCCGCGCCCTCGACCACACCGTCCGGCTCAGCCTGCCCGGCGGCGCGATCGCCTGGCGCCAGGACGAGAACGGCGCGGCCGCCGAGGACGCCCTGCTCACCGGCTCCTGCTCGATCCTGCACGCCCTGCGCTGCGGACTCGCCGTCGCCGACCATCTCGACCGGCCGCAACCCGACTGGGAACTCGCCACCGGACGCCTCCGGCACGCCATCGCCCGCCACCCCGAGCGGTTCCTCGACAAGGACCGCTACTCCATGGACTGGTACTACCCCGTCCTCGGCACCGCCCTGCGCGGCGACGCCGCCACCCGCCGCCTCGACGCCGACTGGGACCGCTTCGTCGTCCCCGGCCTCGGCGTCCGCTGCGTCAGCGACCGGCCCTGGGTCACCGGCGGCGAGAGCGCCGAACTCGCCCTCGCCCTCTGGGCCGCCGGCCAGTCCGACCGGGCCGTCGAGATCCTCCGCTGGATCCAGCACCTCCGCCACCACGACGGCTCCTACTGGACCGGCTACGTCTACGAGGACCACGCGATCTGGCCCGAGGAACGCACCACCTGGACCGCCGGCGCCCTCCTCCTCGCCGTCGCCGCCCTCGGCGGCGACCACGCCACGGTCAGCGTCTTCGGCGGCGAGGAACTGCCGGGCGGACTGGCGGCGGACGACTGCTGCTAG
- a CDS encoding energy-coupling factor transporter transmembrane component T, whose protein sequence is MSVHRLSRDPVADSPAAQGRSAAAHSRALPRQLHPGAWWLWSLGLAAAASRTTNPLLLLLILAVAGYVVAARRGDAPWSRSYAAFLRLGLLVLAARMVLAVLLGSPVGGTHVLFTLPQVPLPAWAQGVRLGGAVTLEGVLFALYEGLRLAVLLACVGAANALASPSRLLRSLPGALYEAGVAVVVAMTFAPNLVEDVRRLRAARRLRGRTDRGVRAVLSVGLPVLEGALERSVALAAAMDSRGFGRTAPVPRRVVRTAGALTLLGLLAVCSATYGLLTAGSHPWAFPVLLAGAGAAAGGLVLGGRRSVRTRYRPDPWALPEWLTAASGVLVAAALIWYSGRWPGALAPSVVPPVAPTLPLLPALAVLLGLLPAFATPEPPRPRPSASSSPSSPRSTR, encoded by the coding sequence GTGTCCGTCCACCGCCTGTCCCGCGACCCGGTCGCCGACTCCCCTGCCGCGCAGGGCCGTTCGGCGGCCGCGCACAGTCGCGCGCTGCCCCGGCAGTTGCATCCGGGGGCGTGGTGGCTGTGGTCGCTGGGCCTGGCCGCGGCGGCCAGCCGGACCACCAATCCGCTGCTCCTGCTGCTGATCCTGGCGGTCGCGGGCTACGTGGTCGCGGCGCGCCGGGGCGACGCCCCCTGGTCGCGCTCGTACGCGGCGTTCCTCCGGCTGGGCCTGCTGGTGCTGGCTGCCCGGATGGTGCTGGCGGTGCTGCTGGGCTCGCCCGTCGGCGGCACCCACGTGCTGTTCACGCTGCCCCAGGTCCCGCTCCCCGCCTGGGCGCAGGGCGTCCGGCTGGGCGGCGCGGTGACGCTGGAGGGGGTGCTGTTCGCGCTGTACGAGGGCCTGCGGCTGGCGGTGCTGCTGGCCTGCGTGGGGGCGGCGAACGCGCTGGCCTCGCCGTCGCGGCTGCTGCGCTCGCTGCCGGGCGCGCTGTACGAGGCGGGCGTGGCGGTGGTGGTGGCGATGACCTTCGCGCCGAACCTGGTGGAGGACGTCCGACGGCTGCGGGCGGCGCGTCGGCTGCGCGGCCGGACCGACCGGGGCGTGCGGGCCGTGCTGTCGGTCGGACTGCCGGTGCTGGAGGGCGCGTTGGAGCGTTCGGTGGCGCTGGCCGCGGCGATGGACAGCCGGGGTTTCGGCCGGACCGCGCCCGTCCCGCGCCGGGTGGTGCGCACGGCCGGGGCGCTGACGCTGCTGGGGCTGCTGGCGGTGTGCTCGGCGACGTACGGGCTGCTCACCGCGGGCAGTCACCCGTGGGCGTTCCCGGTGCTGCTGGCGGGTGCGGGCGCGGCCGCGGGCGGCCTGGTGCTGGGCGGGCGGCGTTCGGTGCGGACCCGCTACCGGCCGGACCCGTGGGCGCTGCCGGAGTGGCTGACGGCGGCTTCGGGCGTGCTGGTCGCGGCCGCGCTGATCTGGTACTCGGGCCGCTGGCCGGGCGCGCTGGCGCCGAGCGTGGTGCCGCCGGTCGCGCCGACCCTGCCGCTGCTGCCCGCGCTGGCCGTGCTGCTCGGCCTGCTGCCCGCCTTCGCCACCCCCGAGCCGCCCCGGCCGCGCCCCTCCGCCTCCTCTTCTCCCTCTTCTCCCCGGAGCACCCGGTGA
- a CDS encoding antibiotic biosynthesis monooxygenase family protein, with product MSVVKINVLTVPSEQREVLEQRFASRAGAVEGSDGFEWFELLRPVEGTDQYLVYTRWRDEESFRAWMEGPMKQAHQGGGDRPRPAASGSEVWSFEVVQQTGPKE from the coding sequence ATGAGCGTAGTGAAGATCAACGTGCTGACGGTCCCGTCGGAGCAGCGGGAGGTGCTGGAGCAGCGGTTCGCGTCGCGGGCCGGGGCGGTGGAGGGGTCGGACGGGTTCGAGTGGTTCGAGCTGCTGCGGCCGGTGGAGGGGACGGACCAGTACCTGGTGTACACCCGGTGGCGGGACGAGGAGTCGTTCCGGGCCTGGATGGAGGGGCCGATGAAGCAGGCGCACCAGGGCGGCGGGGACCGGCCGCGGCCGGCGGCGAGCGGGTCCGAGGTGTGGTCGTTCGAGGTCGTGCAGCAGACCGGGCCGAAGGAGTAG
- a CDS encoding TetR family transcriptional regulator, with the protein MTAPAAGAAGGPLTPRQAERRRGILRAATALAARGGYEAVQMREVADGARVALGTLYRYFPSKVHLLVAVMREQLERLHEQVRRHPPTGPDPAARVAEALADAFRALQREPRLAEAMVRALSFADRSVGSEVDEVAQATGAIVLAAARLPGPPTAEQQAALRVVGHTWHATLLAWLSGRASLAEVRADLHTAARLLAPAGPGPAERPELEPVPPPAAGAGRAEG; encoded by the coding sequence GTGACCGCCCCCGCCGCCGGCGCCGCCGGCGGGCCGCTGACGCCGCGCCAGGCCGAGCGCCGCCGCGGCATCCTGCGGGCGGCCACCGCGCTGGCCGCCCGCGGCGGGTACGAGGCGGTGCAGATGCGCGAGGTCGCGGACGGCGCGCGGGTCGCGCTCGGCACCCTGTACCGGTACTTCCCGTCCAAGGTGCACCTGCTGGTCGCGGTGATGCGCGAACAGTTGGAGCGCCTGCACGAGCAGGTCCGGCGGCACCCGCCGACCGGCCCCGACCCGGCCGCCCGAGTCGCCGAGGCGCTCGCCGACGCCTTCCGCGCGCTGCAGCGCGAACCCCGACTGGCGGAGGCGATGGTGCGGGCGCTGTCCTTCGCGGACCGCTCGGTGGGCAGCGAGGTGGACGAGGTCGCCCAGGCGACCGGCGCCATCGTGCTGGCCGCCGCCCGACTGCCCGGACCGCCCACCGCCGAACAGCAGGCGGCGCTGCGGGTGGTCGGCCACACCTGGCACGCCACCTTGCTGGCCTGGCTCTCCGGGCGGGCCTCGCTGGCCGAGGTCCGGGCCGACCTGCACACCGCCGCCCGGCTGCTCGCCCCCGCCGGGCCGGGCCCCGCCGAGCGGCCGGAACTGGAACCCGTTCCACCACCTGCGGCCGGGGCCGGCCGCGCCGAGGGCTAG
- a CDS encoding prenyltransferase/squalene oxidase repeat-containing protein → MPTTARLGATALAAALLAGAAAAPALADTASPSPAASSASSSASPSPGVPAGLYGKGDPQYDGVWRQSLALIALRQEKVEPADAAVQWLLGQQCEDGGWPSYRAEGTPCTPATEDTNATSLAVQALTALGGHQQPVTRGTDWLRAQQNQDGSWAYNPGAPGDANSTAVVLNGLLAAGLDPATVSAGGHSGRDGLASFQLGCANAADQRGAFLYQPAEGVPAGANTIASAQALLAAAGGHLPVTTTDRKDTPPKALACAAGQNTGPVAPADSAEADAAWLTGRLAAGGQHLVATTPGADTTTPDYNSTAWTVLGLVASGHPAEAAGAADWLAGNAYPWAAQGKNGTDPAATATLVLTARAAKLDPYNFGGANLVQLLLDSGPKPKSAPAAGDPQATRAPGAAITEPDENSGFSAGWLIGVGLLAGIGAGLLLSLNRRRHKTAPTTPATPPAAEDDQPEQDR, encoded by the coding sequence ATGCCGACCACCGCCCGCCTCGGCGCCACCGCGCTCGCCGCCGCCCTGCTGGCCGGCGCGGCCGCCGCGCCCGCGCTCGCCGACACCGCCTCCCCCTCCCCCGCTGCGTCGTCCGCCTCGTCGTCCGCCTCGCCGTCCCCGGGCGTGCCGGCCGGGCTGTACGGCAAGGGCGACCCGCAGTACGACGGGGTGTGGCGGCAGTCGCTGGCGCTGATCGCGCTCCGGCAGGAGAAGGTCGAGCCCGCCGACGCCGCCGTGCAGTGGCTGCTCGGCCAGCAGTGCGAGGACGGCGGCTGGCCGTCGTACCGGGCCGAGGGCACCCCGTGCACCCCCGCCACCGAGGACACCAACGCCACCTCGCTGGCCGTCCAGGCGCTCACCGCGCTCGGCGGCCACCAGCAGCCCGTCACCCGCGGCACCGACTGGCTGCGCGCCCAGCAGAACCAGGACGGCAGCTGGGCGTACAACCCGGGCGCGCCCGGCGACGCCAACTCCACCGCCGTGGTGCTGAACGGCCTGCTCGCGGCCGGCCTCGACCCGGCCACGGTCAGCGCCGGCGGCCACTCCGGGCGGGACGGCCTGGCCTCCTTCCAGCTCGGCTGCGCGAACGCCGCCGACCAGCGCGGCGCGTTCCTCTACCAGCCCGCCGAGGGCGTCCCGGCCGGCGCCAACACCATCGCCTCCGCGCAGGCCCTGCTGGCCGCCGCCGGCGGACACCTCCCGGTCACCACCACCGACCGCAAGGACACCCCGCCCAAGGCCCTCGCCTGCGCCGCCGGCCAGAACACCGGACCGGTCGCGCCCGCCGACTCCGCCGAGGCCGACGCCGCCTGGCTGACCGGCCGCCTCGCGGCCGGCGGCCAGCACCTGGTCGCCACCACCCCCGGCGCCGACACCACCACCCCCGACTACAACTCCACCGCCTGGACCGTCCTCGGCCTGGTCGCCTCCGGCCACCCCGCCGAAGCCGCCGGCGCCGCCGACTGGCTGGCCGGCAACGCCTACCCGTGGGCCGCCCAGGGCAAGAACGGCACCGACCCGGCCGCCACCGCCACCCTGGTGCTGACCGCCCGCGCCGCCAAGCTCGACCCGTACAACTTCGGCGGCGCCAACCTCGTCCAGCTGCTGCTCGACTCCGGCCCCAAGCCGAAGTCCGCCCCCGCCGCCGGCGACCCGCAGGCCACCCGCGCCCCCGGCGCCGCGATCACCGAACCCGACGAGAACAGCGGCTTCTCGGCCGGCTGGCTGATCGGCGTCGGCCTCCTCGCCGGCATCGGCGCCGGCCTCCTCCTCAGCCTCAACCGCCGCCGCCACAAGACCGCCCCGACCACCCCGGCCACCCCTCCCGCCGCCGAGGACGACCAGCCGGAGCAGGACCGATGA
- a CDS encoding ECF transporter S component, whose protein sequence is MTDPLTPPALTPPALGRPVPLGRRAALLLVLVSAIGVAAFGWPLLAARGSDLVGHSADAPWLFALLMPLLLAVAVAQLAAGRDATGAPGLDAKAVAMLGVLAAAGAALRPLGGGTAGLEPMFFLMVLAGRALGPGFGFVLGALAMFASGLLTGGVGPWLPFQMLTMGWVCLGAGLLPGAARLRGRAELLLLAAYGIAASVGYGTVMNLQGWPYISGLGLSLSFVPGDPLPANLTRFAVYCLTTSLGWDLSRAALTAVLCLSVGGPLLRTLRRATRRAAFR, encoded by the coding sequence ATGACCGACCCCCTCACCCCGCCCGCCCTCACCCCGCCCGCCCTCGGCCGACCCGTCCCGCTCGGGCGGCGCGCCGCGCTGCTCCTCGTCCTGGTCTCCGCGATCGGCGTCGCCGCGTTCGGCTGGCCGCTGCTCGCCGCCCGGGGCTCCGACCTGGTCGGCCACTCCGCCGACGCGCCGTGGCTGTTCGCCCTGCTGATGCCGCTGCTGCTGGCCGTCGCGGTCGCCCAGCTCGCCGCCGGCCGCGACGCCACCGGCGCGCCGGGCCTCGACGCCAAGGCCGTCGCCATGCTCGGCGTGCTCGCCGCGGCCGGCGCCGCCCTGCGGCCGCTCGGCGGCGGCACCGCGGGCCTGGAGCCGATGTTCTTCCTGATGGTGCTGGCCGGCCGGGCCCTCGGACCGGGCTTCGGCTTCGTCCTGGGCGCGCTCGCCATGTTCGCCTCCGGCCTGCTCACCGGCGGCGTCGGGCCCTGGCTGCCGTTCCAGATGCTCACCATGGGCTGGGTCTGCCTCGGCGCCGGCCTCCTCCCGGGCGCCGCCCGGCTGCGCGGCCGCGCCGAACTCCTGCTGCTGGCCGCCTACGGCATCGCCGCCTCCGTCGGCTACGGCACCGTGATGAACCTCCAGGGCTGGCCGTACATCAGCGGCCTCGGCCTCTCCCTCTCCTTCGTCCCCGGCGACCCGCTCCCCGCCAACCTCACCCGCTTCGCCGTCTACTGCCTCACCACCTCGCTCGGCTGGGACCTCTCCCGCGCCGCCCTCACCGCCGTCCTCTGCCTCAGCGTCGGCGGCCCCCTGCTGCGCACCCTCCGCCGCGCCACCCGCCGCGCCGCCTTCCGCTGA
- a CDS encoding ABC transporter ATP-binding protein — translation MITFEQVGVRYADASAPALSGVDLTVPEGELCLLVGPSGVGKSTLLGTVSGLVPHSTGGTLTGRVTVAGRDTRTHRPRDLADVVGTVGQDPAGHFVTDTVEEELAYGMESMGLAPAVMRRRVEETLDLLGLADLRGRALSALSGGQRQRVAIGSVLTVHPKVLVLDEPTSALDPGAAEEVLAVLQRLVHDLGTTVLLSEHRLERVVQYADRVLLLPGPGEPPVLGDPAALMARSPVRPPVVELGLLAGWTPLPLTVRDARRRAAELRDRLPAPAPRPSPPPAPPVATVSRLVVSRGPVPALRGVELALVPGQITALMGRNGAGKSTLLGSLVGLHAPDSGSVRVGGLTPHKARPKQLIRSVGLVPQDPRDLLYAETVAEECAAADHDADAAPGTCRALLAALLPGVADDRHPRDLSEGQRLTLALAVVLTARPPLVLLDEPTRGLDYAAKARLVAVLRALADDGHAVLLATHDVELAAELAHRTAVLAEGEIVADGPTPDVVLASPTFAPQTAKILPPHLTVADAATALAALTAEPPR, via the coding sequence GTGATCACTTTCGAGCAGGTCGGCGTCCGGTACGCCGACGCGTCCGCGCCCGCCCTGTCCGGCGTCGACCTGACCGTCCCGGAGGGCGAGCTGTGCCTGCTGGTGGGGCCGTCCGGGGTCGGCAAGTCGACCCTGCTGGGGACGGTCTCCGGCCTGGTGCCGCACTCCACCGGCGGCACCCTGACCGGCCGGGTCACCGTCGCCGGGCGGGACACCCGCACCCACCGGCCGCGCGACCTGGCGGACGTGGTCGGCACGGTCGGGCAGGACCCGGCCGGGCACTTCGTCACCGACACCGTCGAGGAGGAACTCGCCTACGGCATGGAGTCGATGGGCCTGGCCCCGGCCGTGATGCGGCGCCGGGTCGAGGAGACCCTCGACCTGCTCGGCCTGGCCGACCTGCGCGGCCGCGCGCTCTCCGCGCTCTCCGGCGGGCAGCGCCAGCGGGTGGCGATCGGCTCGGTGCTGACCGTCCACCCGAAGGTGCTGGTGCTGGACGAGCCGACCTCGGCGCTCGACCCGGGCGCCGCCGAGGAGGTGCTGGCCGTCCTGCAGCGGCTGGTGCACGACCTGGGCACCACCGTCCTGCTGTCCGAGCACCGCCTGGAGCGGGTCGTCCAGTACGCCGACCGGGTGCTGCTGCTGCCCGGGCCCGGCGAGCCGCCGGTGCTCGGCGACCCGGCCGCGCTGATGGCCCGCTCGCCGGTCCGGCCGCCGGTGGTCGAGCTGGGCCTGCTCGCGGGCTGGACGCCGCTGCCGCTGACCGTCCGCGACGCCCGTCGCCGGGCGGCCGAACTGCGCGACCGGCTCCCGGCGCCCGCCCCCCGGCCGTCCCCGCCGCCCGCCCCGCCGGTCGCCACGGTCAGCCGGCTGGTGGTCTCGCGCGGCCCGGTCCCGGCCCTGCGCGGCGTCGAACTCGCCCTCGTCCCCGGGCAGATCACCGCCCTGATGGGGCGCAACGGCGCCGGCAAGTCCACCCTGCTCGGCAGCCTGGTCGGCCTGCACGCCCCCGACTCCGGCAGCGTCCGGGTCGGCGGCCTCACCCCGCACAAGGCCCGCCCCAAGCAGCTGATCCGCTCGGTCGGACTCGTCCCGCAGGACCCGCGCGACCTGCTGTACGCCGAGACCGTCGCCGAGGAGTGCGCCGCCGCCGACCACGACGCCGACGCCGCGCCCGGCACCTGCCGGGCCCTGCTCGCCGCCCTGCTGCCCGGCGTCGCCGACGACCGGCACCCCCGCGACCTCTCCGAGGGCCAGCGCCTCACCCTCGCGCTCGCCGTCGTGCTGACCGCCCGCCCGCCGCTCGTCCTGCTCGACGAGCCCACCCGCGGCCTGGACTACGCCGCCAAGGCCCGCCTAGTCGCCGTCCTGCGCGCGCTCGCCGACGACGGCCACGCCGTCCTGCTCGCCACCCACGACGTCGAACTCGCCGCCGAACTCGCCCACCGCACCGCCGTCCTCGCCGAGGGCGAGATCGTCGCCGACGGCCCCACCCCGGACGTCGTCCTCGCCTCCCCCACCTTCGCCCCGCAGACCGCGAAGATCCTCCCCCCGCACCTCACCGTCGCCGACGCCGCCACCGCCCTCGCGGCCCTCACCGCCGAGCCGCCCCGATGA
- a CDS encoding IS701 family transposase, with the protein MAAGHSADPARWQEAFEVLMSRIAGRFAQVEPRRRVRDLVLGLLSDLPHKNCWSIAEWAGEATPGGMQHLLGRAEWDADRVRADVREYVLEHLHDEDAVLVVDETGDVKKGTHTVGVQRQYTGTAGRIENAQVAVVRADEHVHNPAPESLVPLSCDEIQRLFITLIVRPVHDAAHRLRWSDWRRVHQVRSRTSHYRRQAASPT; encoded by the coding sequence GTGGCCGCAGGTCACAGCGCAGACCCTGCCCGCTGGCAGGAGGCGTTCGAGGTCCTGATGTCCCGGATAGCAGGCCGGTTCGCACAGGTTGAACCCCGGCGCCGGGTGAGGGACTTGGTTTTGGGGCTGCTGTCGGACCTGCCGCACAAGAACTGCTGGAGCATCGCGGAGTGGGCCGGGGAGGCCACTCCAGGCGGCATGCAGCACCTGCTCGGCCGGGCCGAGTGGGATGCCGACCGGGTCCGCGCCGACGTGCGCGAGTACGTGCTGGAGCACCTGCACGACGAGGACGCGGTGCTGGTGGTCGACGAGACCGGGGACGTGAAGAAGGGCACGCACACCGTCGGTGTCCAGCGCCAGTACACCGGCACCGCCGGGAGGATCGAAAACGCCCAGGTCGCCGTCGTCCGCGCCGACGAACACGTGCACAACCCCGCCCCGGAGTCGCTGGTCCCGCTGTCTTGCGACGAGATCCAGCGCCTGTTCATAACGCTCATCGTCCGGCCGGTCCACGACGCAGCCCACCGACTGCGCTGGTCCGACTGGCGACGCGTCCATCAAGTCCGGTCCCGCACCAGCCACTACCGGCGACAAGCCGCGTCCCCGACATGA